The following are encoded together in the Bubalus kerabau isolate K-KA32 ecotype Philippines breed swamp buffalo chromosome 3, PCC_UOA_SB_1v2, whole genome shotgun sequence genome:
- the C3H2orf66 gene encoding uncharacterized protein C2orf66 homolog: MPKAFLLLAGALVLPGLVQGVMLRNEEKWKPLNIPRNRDLFFRTLQAYFKRRGLDLGRFSDTFSMNENPRPLSFQSELIASAFADYEQQKNSLSNYLKG; encoded by the exons ATGCCCAAAGCATTCCTGCTGCTGGCTGGTGCCCTGGTGCTACCTGGGCTTGTGCAAGGAGTCAtgctgagaaatgaagaaaaatggaagCCCCTCAACATTCCTAGAAACCGAGATCTG ttTTTTAGAACTCTTCAGGCATATTTTAAACGAAGAGGTCTTGACCTTGGGAGGTTTTCAGATACTTTCTCCATGAACGAGAATCCCAGGCCTCTCTCTTTCCAGTCAGAACTTATTGCTTCTGCATTTGCAGATTATGAACAACAGAAAAACTCCCTCTCCAATTACCTCAAAGGCTGA